A genome region from Synergistaceae bacterium includes the following:
- a CDS encoding beta-lactamase family protein produces the protein MKRIIEGFSYSAELLKRFTCSGVAVGVAAMVMKKGETVFCDYSGYADLANRIPVGEDTIYRIFSMTKPVTVVALLKLYEQGYFRMFDPVSKFLPQFGETRYYHPNSFSGFEVRKSDIPLEIGHLFTMTAGLPYPVAKYPSCARYKEVDIPPYGGDFPMEKLLEELGAEPLSCAPGSRFLYGYGTDVLGGVLEAITGMRLGDFMRREIFEPLGMKDTGFYLNEEQASRLSGIYEKGEDGAWREAVSYMRPPLVRPSFESGGAGLYSTMQDYNIFAQMLLKGGSYEGARILGRNTVRFMSSNHLTPAQLAAHSTQKQRGYGYGLGVRVLTDPAQAGLNCLPGEFGWSGAAGTWFCVDPNFDMTALLMVQRIPGDSLELSLPFMAGIYANLD, from the coding sequence GTGAAAAGAATCATAGAGGGCTTCTCTTACAGCGCGGAACTGCTGAAACGTTTTACCTGTTCGGGAGTGGCAGTCGGAGTCGCCGCAATGGTCATGAAAAAGGGTGAGACCGTTTTCTGCGATTACAGCGGTTATGCCGACCTTGCCAACAGGATTCCTGTTGGAGAGGACACCATTTACCGAATTTTTTCTATGACCAAGCCCGTGACCGTAGTCGCTTTGCTCAAACTTTATGAGCAGGGTTATTTTCGTATGTTCGACCCTGTTTCAAAATTCCTGCCTCAATTTGGCGAGACGCGATATTATCATCCCAACAGCTTCAGCGGCTTCGAGGTGCGGAAATCTGACATCCCGCTTGAGATCGGGCATCTCTTTACGATGACCGCGGGATTACCATACCCTGTGGCGAAGTATCCGAGCTGCGCACGTTATAAGGAAGTGGATATCCCGCCTTACGGGGGCGATTTTCCGATGGAAAAACTGCTGGAGGAATTGGGAGCGGAACCCCTGTCCTGCGCGCCGGGGTCGCGCTTTCTCTACGGTTACGGCACCGACGTGCTGGGCGGCGTTCTGGAAGCCATCACGGGGATGCGGCTGGGAGATTTTATGCGGCGTGAGATTTTCGAACCGCTGGGCATGAAAGATACCGGCTTTTATTTGAACGAGGAACAGGCCAGCCGCCTGTCCGGGATTTACGAAAAAGGGGAGGACGGCGCGTGGCGGGAGGCCGTGAGCTATATGAGGCCGCCCCTCGTCCGGCCTTCTTTTGAGTCCGGAGGCGCCGGATTGTACAGTACGATGCAGGATTACAACATATTTGCGCAGATGCTGCTGAAAGGGGGCAGCTATGAAGGCGCGCGCATTTTAGGCCGCAATACCGTCCGGTTTATGTCATCCAACCACCTGACGCCGGCTCAGCTTGCTGCGCACAGCACGCAAAAACAGCGGGGCTACGGCTATGGCCTGGGTGTACGGGTTTTGACGGACCCGGCGCAGGCCGGATTGAACTGTCTGCCTGGGGAATTCGGCTGGAGCGGCGCTGCAGGCACCTGGTTCTGTGTGGATCCCAATTTCGATATGACGGCGCTGCTCATGGTTCAGAGGATTCCGGGAGACAGCCTGGAACTGTCGCTGCCTTTTATGGCTGGTATTTACGCTAATTTAGATTGA
- the larA gene encoding nickel-dependent lactate racemase: MMFVLQWISYGKDVIEFDLPDDCECFEIEPNRIKAASEPLLEVENALNAPIGVRLEDLIAPGKRVCIISDDISRPTPVWLILRSLLPRLEALGTRREDIFFVLALGSHRKMESREICEKLGEEVLSEYRVLQSSFTDPNSLILVGTTENGIGIEVYRDVMDSDVRIGIGNIAPHGTLGWSGGAKILFPGVTSERTVSRFHMKAAMLSNSYFGDADNPVRHDIEQWAETIGLHFIVNTVLLGGGEIYRVVAGHPVLAHRKGVSFGREVYFVKAPHRADIVLVDSHPSDGDFWQGTKGFYPSDILLRDGGTSLLVAPCYEGEGPHPIYARMIGDDNAETVLEALCQDGKTENWDPLAVAVGAQLSRMRRRYHMSMYTNGLPDEVLARAKIRRVRDIGRELARLLNRYGEGARLAIVRCGAEVVPEISESP; the protein is encoded by the coding sequence GTGATGTTTGTGCTGCAGTGGATCAGCTACGGTAAAGATGTCATTGAATTTGATCTGCCCGATGACTGCGAGTGTTTTGAAATAGAGCCCAACCGGATAAAGGCGGCTTCAGAACCGTTGTTGGAGGTTGAGAACGCACTGAATGCCCCGATCGGCGTCAGGCTTGAAGATTTGATCGCCCCCGGGAAGCGGGTTTGTATTATAAGTGACGACATCTCCCGGCCTACGCCTGTGTGGTTGATTTTGAGGTCTCTCCTGCCCAGGCTTGAGGCCCTGGGTACGAGAAGAGAAGATATTTTCTTCGTTCTGGCGCTGGGAAGCCACAGAAAAATGGAATCACGGGAAATTTGCGAAAAGCTGGGGGAAGAAGTCCTCAGCGAATATCGGGTTTTACAGTCCTCCTTTACAGATCCGAACAGTCTTATACTTGTTGGGACAACGGAAAACGGCATAGGAATCGAAGTGTACCGCGATGTCATGGACAGCGACGTGCGGATTGGCATAGGAAACATAGCGCCCCACGGAACGCTGGGTTGGTCGGGCGGCGCCAAAATCCTCTTTCCCGGCGTTACGTCGGAGCGCACCGTGTCCCGTTTCCACATGAAAGCGGCCATGTTGAGCAACAGTTATTTTGGCGATGCGGACAACCCCGTTCGTCATGACATTGAGCAGTGGGCCGAAACGATTGGGCTGCACTTTATCGTCAACACCGTTTTGCTGGGAGGGGGAGAAATCTATCGCGTGGTTGCGGGCCACCCCGTCCTGGCCCATCGGAAAGGCGTTTCCTTCGGCAGGGAAGTTTACTTTGTCAAAGCGCCTCATCGGGCCGACATCGTTCTTGTAGATTCTCACCCCTCCGACGGCGACTTTTGGCAGGGCACCAAGGGCTTTTACCCGTCGGATATTTTGCTGCGCGATGGAGGTACATCCCTGTTGGTGGCTCCATGCTATGAGGGAGAAGGACCGCATCCCATATATGCCCGGATGATAGGCGACGACAACGCCGAAACCGTTTTGGAGGCGCTTTGCCAGGACGGGAAAACGGAAAATTGGGACCCGCTGGCGGTGGCGGTGGGTGCACAGCTTTCCCGAATGAGAAGGCGGTACCACATGTCCATGTACACAAACGGCTTGCCGGACGAAGTGCTTGCCCGGGCGAAAATCCGCAGAGTACGGGACATCGGGCGGGAGCTTGCGCGCCTGTTGAACCGATACGGCGAAGGAGCGCGCCTGGCGATTGTTCGCTGCGGCGCGGAGGTCGTGCCGGAAATTTCGGAATCTCCATGA